The following coding sequences lie in one Megalodesulfovibrio gigas DSM 1382 = ATCC 19364 genomic window:
- a CDS encoding sensor histidine kinase: MAHAQPPSFWWDTPARLLENHLPATLTAAGLLAVLGLIAFHLAVVNTRRTRQAAALRATKARLQAVLAAMPDAAFVLDDSGRVVEVLNDASTLFTLPASVSPPPGAPLGQGRFLEELLPLPCARLLSGAARAAMGISTGADAVQEVVFSLRGAWFEARVAPLRHAPNGGRDEAVCVIRDITTRKELQRSLQAATREAEAMNVRLKELDQLKTELLSAVSQEIRTPLTSVFGFVVLVRKELQRRLLPVIREAATRRPPGDAAAIDAAASRILDNLRIVQEEGARLGRLVDDLLDLSNIEAGKSEWRDEVITLAGVVEKSVASLASQIADRTRVTLQVDLAPTLPPLLMDRDRLQQVVVHLLDNALKVTEEGPVRIIGRLTETGAVELAVEDAGPGIPAADLHRIFEKFQHAPGDEGIRRAHKGSGLGLAICRNIVRHYGGDIRAVSPPGPGRTGARFVVRLPPAPMVAEGGSRQ; encoded by the coding sequence ATGGCGCACGCCCAGCCGCCGTCTTTCTGGTGGGACACGCCCGCGCGCCTGCTGGAGAATCACCTGCCAGCCACGTTGACTGCCGCGGGATTGCTGGCGGTACTGGGGTTGATTGCGTTTCACCTTGCGGTGGTCAACACGCGCCGCACGCGGCAGGCCGCAGCGCTGCGCGCCACCAAGGCCCGGCTGCAGGCCGTGCTGGCCGCCATGCCGGACGCCGCCTTTGTATTGGACGATTCCGGCCGCGTGGTGGAGGTCCTTAACGACGCCAGCACCCTCTTTACCCTGCCGGCCAGCGTCTCGCCGCCGCCGGGGGCGCCCCTGGGCCAGGGCCGGTTCCTGGAGGAACTGCTGCCCCTGCCGTGCGCCCGGCTGCTTTCCGGGGCTGCCCGCGCCGCCATGGGGATTTCCACAGGTGCCGACGCCGTGCAAGAGGTGGTGTTCTCCCTGCGCGGCGCATGGTTCGAGGCCCGGGTGGCGCCACTGCGGCATGCGCCCAATGGCGGACGCGACGAAGCCGTATGCGTCATTCGCGACATCACCACCCGCAAGGAGTTGCAGCGTTCCCTGCAGGCGGCCACGCGAGAGGCCGAGGCCATGAACGTCCGGCTCAAGGAACTGGACCAGCTCAAGACGGAGCTGCTCTCTGCCGTGTCCCAGGAAATCCGCACCCCCCTGACCTCGGTATTCGGTTTTGTGGTGCTGGTGCGCAAGGAATTACAGCGCCGGCTGCTGCCGGTCATCCGTGAGGCGGCCACGCGCCGCCCCCCTGGCGATGCCGCTGCCATTGATGCCGCTGCCAGCCGCATCCTGGACAACCTGCGCATTGTGCAGGAGGAGGGGGCCCGGCTGGGCCGTCTGGTGGATGACCTGCTGGATCTTTCCAACATCGAGGCTGGCAAGAGCGAATGGCGCGATGAGGTGATCACCCTGGCGGGCGTGGTGGAAAAAAGTGTGGCCAGCCTGGCCAGCCAGATTGCGGATCGCACGCGGGTGACGCTGCAGGTGGATCTGGCGCCCACGTTGCCGCCGCTGCTGATGGATCGCGACCGCCTGCAGCAGGTGGTGGTCCATCTGTTGGACAATGCCCTGAAGGTCACCGAAGAGGGGCCTGTCCGCATCATCGGCCGGTTGACGGAGACGGGGGCTGTGGAACTGGCCGTGGAGGATGCCGGCCCCGGCATTCCCGCCGCGGATCTGCATCGTATCTTCGAGAAATTCCAGCATGCCCCGGGCGACGAAGGCATCCGGCGCGCGCACAAGGGCTCCGGGCTGGGCCTGGCCATCTGTCGCAACATCGTGCGGCATTATGGCGGCGATATCCGGGCCGTCTCCCCCCCGGGGCCGGGCAGAACCGGGGCCCGGTTCGTGGTGCGGCTGCCACCGGCGCCCATGGTGGCGGAAGGCGGAAGCCGCCAGTAG
- a CDS encoding tetratricopeptide repeat-containing diguanylate cyclase: MHSRTIPTASTVTLLRQDLVAYEPLLKESLGRFIAFKAGHLFFPQSLPAETRGEDGAYRAAHLARERKVLVPLLFEGKLLGMMVLKGVSLKAPKTTLASLPQLATSCLEQLFLHKLATSDPLTGLPHRQAFLAEVAREIDAVRLASRPHYTHSAAAGGLQLPPDAAVVEDGADPAALPACSEIDPMPAGIPWRAAMGLVAVQLGGLEHIVQRAGHCFAEDALRKAARALAQALPETALPARVGDALFAVFVREATPRLCRETALAVRQALDDLVLTHEVTGCNFRVAASCGHACFPQDIDGSQAERNPAELARVLLDRARKAAAAARDASPERVFAFRQVLEEGGRVSRLLPMHRCIITLGASLGAQEGQRFLVWGKDKPRTAAGGNGLSPLFKGELLIMETSREQSQAEVMHLSDPSWTVEVGDRLTLVRDARNETVPGAATPGGPARDLLTGLLLYRDFLEHLRNAREAQDVFSLALVRVRPKASDGDEAGERFHEHAERLVAEAASLARELLGPEAVGGRFSLNSCIFFHPGQSAEAVLAAHKALAERLDRRGVEAAVGVAGYPFLHYRKADMLDNCRKALEYALLLPAPHLGLCDSLALTIHGDKLFSQNDLFNALEEYKLALLADENNNLARVSLGVCEARLARLPQAREHFEEAVTRDPSDPKALYNLGCVCQRQGEAAAARKAFRRCIALDPGHLYAYIRLGQLSEADGALPQALSWFNKAAALHGGYALTRRPLARLYHTMGRLEEARECLHQALSYDPKDAHSLHLLARMYLDAGEDPELAKVLASQSVALMPGHAPFIKELARALDALGRPQDARDCLAKAQGM; the protein is encoded by the coding sequence ATGCACTCCAGAACAATCCCCACGGCCAGCACCGTCACCTTGTTGCGTCAGGATCTGGTGGCCTATGAGCCGCTGCTCAAGGAATCCCTGGGGCGGTTCATCGCCTTCAAGGCCGGCCATCTTTTTTTCCCGCAAAGCCTGCCTGCGGAAACGCGCGGCGAGGATGGCGCCTACCGCGCCGCGCATCTTGCGCGGGAACGCAAGGTGCTGGTGCCGCTGCTGTTTGAGGGGAAATTGCTGGGGATGATGGTGCTCAAGGGGGTGAGCCTCAAGGCTCCCAAGACCACCCTGGCCAGCCTGCCACAGCTGGCGACGTCCTGTCTGGAGCAATTGTTTCTGCACAAACTGGCCACCAGCGATCCCCTGACCGGCCTGCCCCACCGCCAGGCCTTTCTGGCCGAGGTGGCCCGGGAAATCGACGCCGTGCGGCTGGCCTCACGTCCGCATTACACCCACAGCGCCGCAGCAGGCGGCCTGCAACTACCCCCGGACGCCGCCGTCGTCGAGGATGGCGCCGATCCCGCAGCCCTGCCGGCCTGCAGCGAAATAGACCCCATGCCCGCGGGCATTCCCTGGCGGGCCGCCATGGGGCTGGTGGCCGTGCAGCTTGGCGGTCTGGAGCACATTGTCCAGCGCGCCGGCCACTGTTTTGCCGAGGACGCCCTGCGCAAGGCGGCCCGGGCTCTGGCCCAGGCCCTGCCAGAAACCGCCCTGCCCGCCCGGGTTGGCGATGCGCTCTTTGCCGTGTTCGTGCGGGAAGCCACCCCCCGCCTGTGCCGGGAAACCGCCCTGGCCGTGCGGCAGGCCCTGGACGATCTGGTGCTGACCCACGAGGTGACGGGCTGCAATTTCCGCGTGGCCGCCAGTTGCGGACATGCCTGTTTTCCGCAGGACATCGACGGCAGTCAGGCCGAGCGCAATCCCGCGGAGCTGGCCCGCGTGCTCCTGGACCGCGCCCGCAAGGCCGCCGCTGCCGCCCGGGACGCCTCGCCGGAACGGGTATTCGCCTTCCGGCAGGTCCTGGAGGAAGGCGGCCGCGTCTCCCGCCTGCTGCCCATGCATCGCTGCATCATCACCCTGGGGGCCTCCCTGGGGGCGCAGGAGGGGCAGCGGTTCCTGGTCTGGGGCAAGGACAAGCCCCGCACCGCCGCCGGCGGCAACGGGCTCTCCCCGCTGTTCAAGGGCGAGCTGCTGATCATGGAGACCTCCCGCGAGCAGAGCCAGGCCGAGGTCATGCATCTTTCCGATCCTTCCTGGACCGTGGAGGTGGGCGACCGGCTCACCCTGGTCAGGGATGCGCGCAACGAGACCGTTCCCGGCGCCGCCACCCCTGGCGGCCCGGCGCGGGATCTGCTCACCGGCCTGCTGCTGTATCGCGATTTTCTGGAGCACCTGCGCAATGCCCGCGAGGCTCAGGATGTCTTCTCCCTGGCGTTGGTGCGCGTGCGGCCGAAAGCCTCCGACGGCGACGAGGCTGGGGAACGATTCCACGAGCACGCGGAACGGCTGGTGGCCGAAGCCGCCAGTCTGGCGCGCGAACTGCTGGGGCCGGAGGCGGTGGGCGGCCGCTTCAGCCTCAACAGCTGCATCTTTTTCCATCCCGGCCAGTCTGCAGAAGCCGTCCTCGCCGCACACAAGGCCCTGGCCGAACGCCTGGACCGCCGGGGCGTGGAGGCCGCCGTGGGCGTGGCCGGCTACCCGTTCCTGCATTACAGAAAGGCGGACATGCTGGACAATTGCCGCAAGGCCCTGGAGTATGCCCTGCTGCTGCCAGCTCCCCACCTGGGCCTGTGCGATTCCCTGGCCCTGACCATCCATGGCGACAAGCTGTTCAGCCAGAACGACCTCTTCAACGCCCTGGAAGAATACAAACTGGCCCTGCTGGCAGACGAAAACAACAATCTGGCCCGCGTCTCCCTGGGCGTGTGCGAGGCCCGGCTGGCCCGGCTGCCCCAGGCCAGGGAACACTTCGAGGAAGCCGTGACCCGGGATCCCAGCGATCCCAAGGCCCTGTACAATCTCGGCTGCGTCTGCCAACGCCAGGGAGAGGCCGCCGCCGCCCGCAAGGCCTTCCGTCGCTGCATCGCCCTGGACCCCGGCCACCTGTATGCCTATATCCGCCTTGGCCAACTGTCCGAAGCCGACGGCGCCCTGCCTCAGGCCCTGAGCTGGTTCAACAAGGCCGCGGCCCTGCACGGCGGGTATGCCCTCACCCGTCGCCCTCTGGCCCGCCTGTATCACACCATGGGCCGCCTGGAAGAAGCCCGCGAATGCCTGCACCAGGCCTTGTCCTACGATCCCAAGGACGCCCATTCCCTCCATCTGCTGGCCCGCATGTACCTGGACGCCGGCGAGGATCCCGAGCTGGCCAAGGTGCTGGCCTCGCAGAGCGTGGCCCTCATGCCCGGACATGCGCCCTTCATCAAGGAGCTGGCCCGCGCCCTGGACGCCCTGGGCCGGCCCCAGGATGCCAGGGATTGCCTGGCCAAGGCGCAGGGCATGTAG
- a CDS encoding MucR family transcriptional regulator: MDDYLKEALEIVKAQASVRTMTEEEITSMVQKLAEGFRGISGDTVVEEDGAQGPAMDPKKAVKEKSVTCLECGKTFKILTKKHLGTHGLTPEAYREKYGYKKGAPLVSKGLQRERRKKMKDMKLWEKRKKVGE; this comes from the coding sequence ATGGATGATTATCTGAAAGAAGCCTTGGAAATTGTAAAAGCGCAGGCGAGCGTTCGCACCATGACCGAAGAGGAAATCACCTCCATGGTGCAGAAGCTTGCGGAAGGTTTCCGGGGCATCAGCGGCGATACGGTCGTGGAAGAGGACGGCGCGCAAGGGCCTGCCATGGACCCCAAAAAGGCCGTGAAGGAAAAGTCCGTCACCTGCCTTGAGTGCGGCAAGACCTTCAAAATCCTCACCAAGAAGCACCTGGGCACCCACGGGCTCACCCCTGAGGCGTACCGCGAAAAGTACGGCTACAAGAAGGGCGCGCCGCTGGTCTCCAAGGGCCTGCAGCGTGAGCGCCGCAAGAAGATGAAGGACATGAAGCTCTGGGAAAAGCGCAAAAAGGTCGGCGAATAG
- a CDS encoding TIGR01777 family oxidoreductase, translating to MDAGTRAIVVIGGTGFIGRLLVQRLLERGETVRIVSRHPDGPGGASRGLRSLPWAAAAMASNHLALCSYDDLTTALDGSAAVVNLAGEDIAARPWTAAQKQRIRDSRVYSVRTMTTALRATQSPPAVLLQGSAVGYYGDAGDALLDETAPPGKGFLAETAKAWEDESRDVPTLGTRRVLVRTGVVLDAGGGVLDRMLPAFKYFLGGPLGNGKQWFPWIHREDEVRAMLFCLDTPDISGPVNFVAPTPVTNREFCQTLARALHRTCALPMPAAILKLALGQMARELLLASQRVTPTRLHAAGFVFTYPTLALALQAILGNSTHRRQGGLAA from the coding sequence ATGGACGCGGGCACGCGCGCGATTGTTGTCATTGGAGGGACGGGATTCATCGGCCGGCTGCTTGTGCAGCGGCTCCTGGAGCGCGGCGAGACGGTGCGCATCGTCTCACGCCATCCGGACGGGCCGGGCGGGGCCTCCCGGGGCTTGCGGTCCCTGCCTTGGGCCGCTGCCGCCATGGCCTCCAACCATCTGGCCCTGTGCTCCTATGACGACCTGACCACCGCCCTGGACGGCTCGGCCGCCGTGGTCAATCTGGCCGGCGAGGACATTGCCGCCCGTCCCTGGACCGCCGCCCAGAAGCAGCGCATCCGCGACAGCCGCGTCTACAGCGTCCGAACCATGACTACCGCCCTGCGCGCCACGCAGTCGCCCCCGGCAGTGCTCCTCCAGGGCTCGGCCGTGGGCTACTACGGCGATGCCGGGGATGCCCTGCTGGACGAAACCGCCCCCCCCGGCAAAGGGTTCCTGGCCGAGACGGCCAAGGCCTGGGAAGATGAATCCCGGGACGTGCCGACCCTGGGCACTCGCCGTGTGCTGGTGCGCACCGGGGTGGTGCTGGATGCCGGCGGCGGCGTGCTGGATCGCATGCTTCCGGCCTTCAAATACTTTCTGGGCGGTCCGTTGGGCAACGGCAAGCAGTGGTTCCCCTGGATTCATCGCGAGGATGAGGTCCGGGCCATGCTGTTCTGCCTGGACACGCCGGATATTTCCGGCCCGGTGAACTTTGTGGCTCCCACCCCGGTCACCAACCGGGAATTCTGCCAGACCCTGGCCCGCGCCCTGCATCGAACCTGCGCCCTGCCCATGCCGGCGGCCATCCTCAAGCTGGCCCTGGGGCAAATGGCCAGGGAACTGCTGCTCGCCAGCCAACGCGTGACGCCGACCCGACTGCACGCCGCTGGGTTTGTCTTCACCTACCCGACCCTGGCCCTGGCGCTGCAAGCCATCCTGGGCAATTCCACCCACCGCCGGCAAGGAGGCCTCGCTGCATGA
- a CDS encoding chemotaxis protein CheD, translated as MPTLNSLLDSSLPVLHLRISECIVTRKPCMVTTVLGSCISVTLFHAPSGMAGICHAMLPEADTGAKGGMAACRFVDVAVSTILNRFRRCDIKPDALEAKLFGGACSLLASQRLRPEQIKSEAYWNLNVGARNVEVARAMLKREGVRLSSEHVGGEHGRKLFFHTATGDVWLKSLR; from the coding sequence GTGCCGACATTGAATAGCCTCCTGGACTCCTCCTTGCCGGTGCTGCATTTGCGCATCAGCGAATGCATCGTCACCCGCAAGCCCTGCATGGTGACCACAGTGCTGGGCTCCTGTATTTCAGTCACCCTGTTCCATGCCCCCTCGGGCATGGCGGGCATCTGCCATGCCATGCTCCCCGAGGCCGATACCGGCGCCAAGGGCGGCATGGCCGCCTGCCGGTTTGTCGATGTGGCTGTTTCCACCATCCTGAACCGGTTCCGCCGCTGCGACATCAAACCAGATGCGCTGGAAGCCAAGCTCTTCGGTGGGGCCTGCAGCCTGCTCGCATCCCAGCGCCTGCGGCCGGAGCAAATTAAATCCGAGGCGTACTGGAATCTGAACGTCGGCGCACGCAATGTGGAGGTGGCCCGCGCCATGCTCAAACGCGAGGGCGTGCGGCTCAGCAGCGAGCATGTGGGCGGAGAGCACGGCCGCAAACTCTTCTTCCACACTGCCACGGGCGACGTGTGGCTAAAATCCCTGCGGTGA
- a CDS encoding NAD(+)/NADH kinase: MPTDSHDAVCQVLDTIRAVEVVDKPGDEDARDLAHTMRDWLKSRGVAVRCWTNQLGSNSRARSVEPQFKSDLVIVIGGDGTFLSVARQLPQPSPAILGFNLGKVGFLTELCPGAWREALAQVLEVGVAVHQRMALGWMIRRGGSPVAAGKAVNELVISRGNVAKLAVLDIAVQDERLGALRCDGLMASTPSGSTGYAVSAGGPLIHPDVDAYCLTPICPFLDTFYPLVLPCTRRTEVTLLPCRSEVWLTIDGQEGWPLQTGDTVQIEGLPRALRFATLQGSNYLQRLKVKGFLHRNADPGLSWQEYGCEAAAPIPPTAEPPQDPHE, from the coding sequence ATGCCAACCGATTCTCACGATGCCGTCTGCCAGGTGCTGGACACCATCCGCGCCGTGGAGGTGGTGGACAAGCCCGGAGACGAAGACGCCAGGGATCTGGCCCACACCATGCGGGACTGGCTCAAGTCCCGGGGGGTGGCCGTGCGTTGCTGGACCAACCAGCTCGGCTCGAACTCCCGCGCCCGCAGCGTGGAGCCGCAGTTCAAGAGCGATCTGGTCATCGTCATTGGCGGGGACGGCACCTTCCTGAGCGTGGCCCGGCAACTGCCGCAGCCATCGCCGGCCATCCTGGGCTTCAATCTGGGCAAGGTGGGCTTTTTGACGGAGCTGTGCCCCGGCGCCTGGCGGGAGGCCCTGGCCCAGGTGCTGGAAGTGGGCGTGGCCGTGCACCAGCGCATGGCCCTGGGCTGGATGATCCGCCGCGGCGGCTCGCCCGTGGCTGCCGGCAAGGCGGTGAACGAGCTGGTCATCAGCCGGGGCAACGTGGCCAAGCTGGCCGTGCTGGACATCGCCGTCCAGGACGAGCGGCTGGGCGCCCTGCGCTGCGACGGGCTCATGGCCTCCACGCCCTCGGGCTCCACGGGCTATGCCGTTTCCGCCGGCGGCCCGCTCATCCATCCCGATGTGGATGCCTATTGCCTCACCCCGATCTGCCCGTTTCTGGACACCTTCTACCCGCTGGTGCTGCCCTGCACCCGGCGCACGGAAGTGACGCTGCTGCCCTGCCGCTCTGAAGTCTGGCTGACCATTGATGGCCAGGAGGGCTGGCCCCTGCAGACGGGGGACACGGTGCAGATCGAAGGCCTGCCCAGGGCTCTGCGTTTTGCCACCCTGCAGGGGTCCAACTACCTGCAACGGCTCAAGGTGAAAGGCTTCCTCCACCGCAATGCCGATCCTGGCCTTAGCTGGCAGGAGTACGGCTGCGAAGCCGCCGCGCCCATCCCTCCGACCGCCGAACCCCCACAGGACCCGCATGAGTGA
- a CDS encoding ARMT1-like domain-containing protein: protein MSDRLPPIQNMVELRKGVDADLDAWLLHCITQNNLEYLINPHSNASPEQLRFMVCLDEDQVYIPCSDVLFQDLMAPELTQGLLRGYLVCWKVLVRLAHQHIKDPYIRRTIFQFARRQFQGTLHHHILIPSRLMKRLQNIFSSLTGIDDPYLERKQQYNQRAQAFLDSPVLESLLYACPASSLSCARIKDLRWELDLLELQRLFMLSSWVDLWHEDTPNILQAREILAQPCTEFDRLTDIFGPDHPEPLKILYLPNASGGILFDIRIIRCLLRMGHKVILALKSGFYFQTPTIWDVDRDPVLAKALAGAHCIADSSLGKNALLKTLREHQFVIIGDGSQERCNLYRSSVTFARAWKEADVIIAKGEPHVRRLIQTGHQFTRTICCFHRDERGFHLHVKEKPAHVHKHTEAGLRAKAGQIIQSMREAKVQGRRPMFYSAIIGSIPGQTKTAIRVVTAFVTHLRANLRGAFIINPAEHFEPGLDGDDLMFMWEQVQRSGLLEVWRFQTVADVEKSFELLDEPMPAAWIGKDATFSTGCTKEMRIALDMQREHPEMQILGPPPEHFFRRQEYGVGLYHDAGIVAR, encoded by the coding sequence ATGAGTGACAGACTGCCGCCCATCCAGAACATGGTGGAGCTGCGCAAGGGAGTCGATGCCGATCTCGACGCCTGGCTGCTGCATTGCATCACCCAGAACAACCTTGAATATCTCATCAATCCGCACTCCAACGCCTCCCCGGAGCAGTTGCGGTTCATGGTCTGCCTGGATGAGGATCAGGTGTACATCCCCTGCTCCGATGTGCTGTTCCAGGATCTGATGGCGCCGGAGCTCACCCAGGGGCTGCTGCGCGGCTATCTTGTCTGTTGGAAGGTCTTGGTGCGTCTGGCGCATCAGCATATCAAGGATCCGTACATCCGCCGCACCATCTTCCAGTTCGCCCGCCGGCAGTTCCAGGGCACGCTGCATCATCACATCCTCATCCCCTCGCGGCTGATGAAGCGGTTGCAGAACATCTTTTCCAGCCTCACCGGCATCGACGATCCCTACCTTGAGCGCAAGCAGCAGTATAACCAGCGCGCCCAAGCCTTTCTGGACAGCCCAGTGCTGGAGTCCCTGCTGTACGCCTGCCCGGCCAGCTCGCTTTCCTGCGCGCGCATCAAGGATCTGCGCTGGGAACTGGATCTGCTGGAACTGCAGCGGCTGTTCATGCTCTCGTCCTGGGTGGATCTCTGGCACGAGGACACGCCCAACATCCTGCAGGCCCGCGAGATTCTGGCCCAGCCCTGCACCGAATTCGACCGCCTGACGGACATCTTCGGCCCCGACCACCCCGAGCCCCTCAAGATCCTCTACCTGCCCAACGCCTCGGGCGGGATCCTGTTCGATATCCGCATCATCCGCTGCCTGCTGCGCATGGGGCACAAGGTGATCCTGGCCCTGAAAAGCGGCTTCTACTTCCAGACGCCCACCATCTGGGACGTGGACCGCGATCCCGTGCTGGCCAAGGCCCTGGCCGGGGCGCACTGCATTGCAGACAGCAGCCTGGGCAAGAACGCCCTGCTCAAGACCCTGCGCGAACATCAGTTCGTCATCATCGGGGACGGCTCCCAGGAGCGCTGCAACCTGTACCGCTCCTCCGTCACCTTTGCCCGGGCCTGGAAGGAAGCGGATGTGATCATCGCCAAGGGCGAACCCCATGTGCGCCGGCTCATCCAGACGGGCCACCAGTTCACGCGCACCATCTGCTGCTTCCACCGCGACGAGCGCGGCTTCCACCTGCACGTCAAGGAAAAGCCGGCCCACGTGCACAAGCACACCGAGGCCGGCCTGCGGGCCAAGGCCGGGCAGATCATCCAAAGCATGCGCGAGGCCAAGGTCCAGGGCCGACGGCCCATGTTCTATTCCGCCATCATCGGCTCCATCCCCGGACAGACCAAAACCGCCATCCGGGTGGTGACGGCCTTTGTGACGCATTTGCGGGCCAACCTGCGCGGGGCGTTCATCATCAACCCTGCCGAGCACTTCGAGCCCGGCCTGGACGGCGACGACCTGATGTTCATGTGGGAACAGGTGCAGCGCTCCGGCCTGCTGGAGGTGTGGCGATTCCAGACCGTGGCGGACGTGGAGAAAAGCTTCGAGCTGCTGGACGAGCCCATGCCCGCGGCATGGATCGGCAAGGACGCCACCTTCTCCACCGGCTGCACCAAGGAGATGCGCATCGCCCTGGACATGCAGCGCGAGCACCCGGAAATGCAGATCCTCGGGCCGCCGCCGGAGCACTTCTTCCGCCGCCAGGAATATGGGGTGGGTCTGTACCACGATGCCGGCATCGTGGCGCGATAA
- a CDS encoding HD domain-containing phosphohydrolase, protein MLPNLFGDSTIPSIEDRAAGTPEAQPRILVVEDEPIVALDIRRRLGHLGYAVVDCVSSGEAAARAAETQHPDLVLMDIMLEGDMDGIDAAAVIRKRANIPVIYLTAFADEETLHRAKITEPFGYIIKPFEDRELETCIQMALFKHKMDARLQRSERWLSTTLRSIGDAVISTDREGRIRFMNPVAEHLCAMPKGHALGQPLQTALRILDENTGEDLGILVDNALRQRRSFCLKESAILVSRKGEERPIDLSASAIVGESPFAEQEGDIHGVVLVFRDMTDARRTEAALKDSVRTLGRTLEEIVAALATTTEKRDPYTAGHQLRVGTIAEAIARDMRLTEDQIQGIRVASLLHDIGKIYIPAEILSKPAMLTIHEMNLMKTHPEVGYDILKGISFPWPVAEMVLQHHERLDGTGYPRGMRADTILMESRIIMVADVVEAMSSHRPYRAALGLDLALEEIEMHAGTRYDPLAVRHCLRLFRERGFAIT, encoded by the coding sequence ATGCTGCCCAATCTGTTCGGCGACTCGACCATCCCGTCCATCGAGGACCGCGCGGCCGGGACTCCCGAGGCCCAGCCCCGCATTCTGGTGGTGGAGGACGAGCCCATCGTGGCCCTGGACATCCGCCGCCGTCTGGGCCACCTGGGCTATGCGGTGGTGGACTGCGTCTCCTCGGGCGAGGCCGCAGCCCGGGCCGCCGAGACCCAGCACCCTGATCTGGTGCTCATGGACATCATGCTGGAAGGCGACATGGACGGCATCGACGCCGCCGCCGTCATCCGCAAGCGGGCCAACATCCCCGTCATCTACCTCACCGCCTTTGCCGATGAGGAGACCCTGCACCGCGCCAAGATCACCGAGCCCTTCGGCTACATCATCAAGCCCTTCGAGGATCGGGAGCTGGAAACCTGCATCCAGATGGCCCTGTTCAAGCATAAGATGGATGCCCGGCTGCAACGCAGCGAACGCTGGCTCTCCACCACCCTGCGCTCCATCGGCGATGCCGTGATCTCCACAGACCGCGAGGGCCGCATCCGGTTCATGAACCCCGTGGCCGAGCATTTGTGCGCCATGCCCAAGGGCCATGCCCTGGGCCAGCCCCTGCAGACCGCCCTGCGCATCCTGGATGAAAACACGGGCGAGGACCTGGGCATTCTGGTGGATAACGCCCTCCGGCAGCGGCGCAGCTTCTGCCTCAAGGAATCCGCCATCCTCGTCTCCCGCAAGGGGGAAGAGCGGCCCATCGACCTTTCCGCCTCGGCCATCGTGGGCGAATCGCCCTTTGCGGAACAGGAGGGCGACATCCACGGCGTGGTCCTCGTGTTTCGGGACATGACCGATGCCCGCCGCACCGAGGCCGCCCTCAAGGATAGCGTGCGCACCCTGGGCCGCACCCTGGAAGAGATTGTCGCCGCCCTGGCCACCACCACCGAAAAACGCGACCCCTACACCGCCGGCCACCAGTTGCGGGTGGGCACCATCGCCGAGGCCATCGCCCGGGACATGCGCCTGACCGAGGACCAGATCCAGGGCATCCGCGTGGCCAGCCTGCTGCACGACATCGGCAAAATCTACATCCCGGCAGAAATCCTCTCCAAGCCGGCCATGCTCACCATCCATGAAATGAATCTGATGAAGACCCACCCCGAGGTGGGATACGACATCCTCAAAGGCATCTCCTTCCCCTGGCCGGTGGCCGAAATGGTGCTGCAGCACCACGAACGGCTGGACGGCACCGGCTACCCCCGCGGCATGCGCGCCGATACCATCCTTATGGAGTCCCGCATCATCATGGTGGCCGACGTGGTGGAAGCCATGAGCTCCCACCGCCCCTACCGCGCCGCCCTGGGCCTGGACCTGGCCCTGGAAGAGATTGAAATGCATGCCGGAACACGCTACGATCCCCTGGCCGTGCGGCACTGCCTGCGGCTGTTCCGGGAACGCGGCTTCGCCATCACCTGA